TATTGCGGTCTTTTTATGTAATGACTTAGCGAGTTATGTGATGGCGGCGATGTGCTTCATGCGTAAAGGTTATGCATTTATTGCCTTATTATTAGCTAATGGCAGGTTTTGGCTTGGGATATGGTTAGTAAATGTGCATGTATGTGGTCTTGAAAACATATCTGGTTTGGTGTTGAGGTTATTGCCTAATAAAAAAGCCCCGCGGCACTATGGCTGCGGGGCATCGAAATTGAGAGGCGGGCGTATTAGTACGCGTAGTACATCTTGAATTCGTATGGGTGTGGGCGAAGTGAGAGCGGCTTGATTTCGTTCTCGCGCTTGTATTCAATCCATGTTTCGATAACGTCAGGAGTGAATACATCACCCTTGAGTAAGAAGTCATGGTCGGCTTCGAGAGCGTCAAGTGCTTCGCTTAGGCTGCCTGGCATAGATGGAATAGTTGACAATTCAACTGGGTCAAGATCGTAGATGTTTTTGTCAAGCGGCTCGCCTGGGCTGATTTTATTCTCAATCCCGTCGAGGCCAGCCATCAGCATGGCACTGAAGGCGAGGTATGGGTTAGCGAGTGGATCAGGGAAGCGCACTTCTATCCGCTTCGCTTTTGGTGAAGTCGCAATTGGAATCCGGATAGCAGCGGAGCGGTTGCGTGAGCTGTACGCCAGCTTGTTTGGTGCTTCGAATCCTGGAACAAGGCGCTTGTAAGAGTTCGTGGTGCAGTTTGTGAAGGCAGCCAGTGCATTCGCATGTTTGATGATGCCGCCGAGGTACCAGAGAGCTTCTTGACTGAGGCCAGCATAGCCGTTGCCGCCGAAGAGTGGTTGACCGTTTTTCCAGATTGACTGGTGACAGTGCATGCCGGAGCCGTTGTCTCCAAACAGTGGCTTTGGCATGAAAGTAACGGTTTTATTGTTTTGAATAGCAACGTTGCGTACAACGTACTTATACATTTGTACGATATCAGCTTGGCGCAGGAGGCCGTCAAAGCGCACGTCAATTTCGCACTGTCCGGCAGTTGCTACTTCGTGGTGGTGAGCTTCTACGTTGATGCCGATGGCTTGCATTTGCTCAACCATTTGGCAGCGAAGGTCGTGGAGTGAGTCTACTGGGGGAACTGGGAAGTAGCCGCCTTTAATGCCTGGCTTGTACTGGAGGTTCGGCATTTCGTCAGCGCCAGTATTCCAAGAGCCTTCCTGAGAGTCGAGGAAGTAGAAAGACTGCTGTTCGGATGAGTCGAAACGAACATCGTCAAATATGAAGAATTCGGGCTCTGGGCCAAAGTAAGCTTGGTCGCCTATGCCGGTTTGTCTGAGAAATTTCACGGCTTTTTCAGCGATAAAGCGTGGGTCACGCGTGTATTTTTCGGTGGTGATCGGATCGACAATATCGCAGCAGAAGACAACAGTTTTGCGACGGAAGAATGGGTCGACGAAGGCTGAGGTGACGTCTGGAACAAATGTCATGTCGGAACTATGGATTTCGCACCAGCCGCGAATTGATGATCCGTCAAAGCCTAGGCCGACTTCAAGGATGTTCTCGTCAACGTGTGCAGCTGGGATTGTGATATGCTGCCAAGTTCCCATAAGGTCGGTAAAGCGGAAATCAACAGACGCCACGCCTTCGTTGCGGATATAGCTGGCGGCTTCATCAATCGTCTTGAACATGTGTCACCTCGTAGTATTTAATGGAAATGCTAAATAGTAGTTTTGGGCTGTGAGTTTATATGGCGTCTTCGTCGGTTTCGCCAGTTCTGATGCGGACGACTTTTTCTACTGGAAGAACAAAGATCTTCCCGTCGCCAATGCGGCCAGTGCGTGCGGTTTCGACGATAGCGTTCACGCAATCATCTACGGCTCCGTCTGGCACGATGAGTTCGATTTTAACTTTTGGCAGGAAGTCGATGACATACTCTGCGCCACGGTAGAGTTCGGTGTGTCCTTTTTGGCGGCCAAGTCCCTTGACTTCACTTACGGTGATCCCTTGGATGCCGATGGCTTCGAGCTTTTCTTTTACGTCGTCGAGTTTGAACGGCTTGATGATGGCTTCTATTTTTTTCATGTTGCACACTCCTGAGATTTTTTCGGCGCAGTACTTGATTAGCAAGTGTGCTGCCAAGTGTTAAAGGTATAGGTTATGTTTAGGTTTACATAGGTTTTACTGAGTTGACATCTTGGTTTCTCTCTATTT
This sequence is a window from Chrysiogenes arsenatis DSM 11915. Protein-coding genes within it:
- the glnA gene encoding type I glutamate--ammonia ligase; the protein is MFKTIDEAASYIRNEGVASVDFRFTDLMGTWQHITIPAAHVDENILEVGLGFDGSSIRGWCEIHSSDMTFVPDVTSAFVDPFFRRKTVVFCCDIVDPITTEKYTRDPRFIAEKAVKFLRQTGIGDQAYFGPEPEFFIFDDVRFDSSEQQSFYFLDSQEGSWNTGADEMPNLQYKPGIKGGYFPVPPVDSLHDLRCQMVEQMQAIGINVEAHHHEVATAGQCEIDVRFDGLLRQADIVQMYKYVVRNVAIQNNKTVTFMPKPLFGDNGSGMHCHQSIWKNGQPLFGGNGYAGLSQEALWYLGGIIKHANALAAFTNCTTNSYKRLVPGFEAPNKLAYSSRNRSAAIRIPIATSPKAKRIEVRFPDPLANPYLAFSAMLMAGLDGIENKISPGEPLDKNIYDLDPVELSTIPSMPGSLSEALDALEADHDFLLKGDVFTPDVIETWIEYKRENEIKPLSLRPHPYEFKMYYAY
- a CDS encoding P-II family nitrogen regulator, translated to MKKIEAIIKPFKLDDVKEKLEAIGIQGITVSEVKGLGRQKGHTELYRGAEYVIDFLPKVKIELIVPDGAVDDCVNAIVETARTGRIGDGKIFVLPVEKVVRIRTGETDEDAI